The following are encoded in a window of Microcaecilia unicolor chromosome 14, aMicUni1.1, whole genome shotgun sequence genomic DNA:
- the LOC115458433 gene encoding olfactory receptor 1019-like produces the protein MEEENTTTVTEFIILGFPEFPELQIPLFLLFLLIYLIVLMGNLTIITVTCLDPCLHTPMYFFLSNLSFLDISCTSVTVPKLLDIFLRKGQRISIKGCLVQMYFFMALTSVECVLLTAMAYDRYVAICHPLHYAVIINERVSELMATGSWAIGFLVPLTHTVLMSHFSYCGSNEINHFFCDLSALVKLSCSKTNFIDSMTSVIGAFVAFPCFLTMLISYVYIISAILKIRSSEGRHKAFSTCSSHLTVVILYYGTLMSLYMRPKSMQSMDENKHFALLYNVLIPILNPVIYSLKNREVKAALRKIFIRK, from the coding sequence ATGGAAGAGGAAAATACCaccacagtgacagaattcatcaTTCTGGGGTTTCCTGAATTTCCAGAGCTGCAAATCCcccttttccttctgtttttattgatttaCCTGATCGTCCtgatggggaacctcactataatAACTGTGACATGTCTGGACCCTTGTCTACATACCCCCATGTACTTTTTCCTCTCTAACTTGTCCTTCCTCGATATCTCTTGCACCTCAGTCACTGTCCCCAAACTGCTGGACATCTTCTTAAGGAAGGGTCAACGTATTTCTATAAAGGGCTGCTTGGTGCAGATGTATTTTTTCATGGCCTTGACATCTGTAGAATGTGTTCTCCTTACAGCCATGGCTTATGATCGATATGTGGCGATATGCCATCCTCTTCATTATGCCGTTATAATAAATGAAAGAGTCAGTGAATTGATGGCTACTGGCTCTTGGGCCATTGGATTTTTGGTCCCATTGACCCACACTGTCCTCATGTCACATTTTTCTTATTGTGGGTCCAATGAGAttaaccatttcttctgtgaTCTCTCAGCTCTGGTGAAGTTGTCTTGTAGCAAAACAAATTTTATTGACAGTATGACTTCTGTGATTGGAGCTTTTGTCGCATTTCCCTGCTTTCTGACAATGCTGATATCTTATGTCTACATCATCTCCGCCATCTTGAAGATCCGTTCTTCAGAGGGGAGACAcaaagccttctccacctgctcctcccacctCACAGTCGTTATTCTTTACTATGGGACTCTAATGAGTTTGTATATGAGACCAAAGTCCATGCAGTCAATGGATGAAAACAAACATTTTGCTCTGTTGTATAATGTCTTAATTCCCATTCTTAATCCTGTTATTTACAGCCTGAAAAACAGGGAGGTGAAGGCAGCTCTAAGAAAGATTTTTATTAGGAAATAA
- the LOC115458432 gene encoding olfactory receptor 1019-like, with product MEEENTTTVTEFIILGFPEFPKLQIPLFLLFLLIYLIVLMGNLTIITVTCLDPRLHTPMYFFLCNLSFLDISSTSVTVPKLLDIFLRKGQRISIKGCLVQMYFFLALATVECFLLTAMAYDRYVAICHPLHYAVIINERVSELMATGSWTFGFLVPVIYTVLMSHFSYCRSNEINHYFCDLSALVKLSCSRTYTVEGMSYVAGVFVAFPCFMTMLISYVYIISAILKIRSSEGRRKAFSTCSSHLTVVILYYGTLLCLYMRPKSMQSMDQNKHFALLYNVLIPILNPVIYSLKNREVKAALRKIFIRK from the coding sequence ATGGAAGAGGAAAATACCaccacagtgacagaattcatcaTTCTGGGGTTTCCTGAATTCCCAAAGCTGCAAATCCcccttttccttctgtttttacTGATTTACCTGATTGTCCtgatggggaacctcactataatAACCGTGACATGCCTGGACCCTCGTCTCCACACCCCCATGTATTTTTTCCTCTGTAACTTGTCCTTCCTCGATATCTCTTCCACCTCAGTCACTGTCCCCAAACTGCTGGACATCTTCTTAAGGAAGGGTCAACGTATTTCTATAAAGGGCTGCTTGGTGCAGATGTATTTTTTCCTAGCCTTGGCAACTGTAGAATGTTTTCTCCTTACAGCCATGGCTTATGACCGATATGTGGCAATATGCCATCCTCTTCATTATGCCGTTATAATAAATGAAAGAGTCAGTGAATTAATGGCTACTGGCTCTTGGACCTTTGGATTTTTGGTCCCAGTGATCTACACTGTCCTCATGTCACATTTTTCTTATTGTAGGTCCAATGAGATTAACCATTACTTTTGTGATCTCTCAGCTCTGGTGAAGTTGTCTTGTAGCAGGACATATACTGTGGAAGGTATGAGCTATGTTGCAGGAGTTTTTGTCGCATTTCCCTGCTTTATGACAATGCTGATATCTTATGTCTACATCATCTCCGCCATCTTGAAGATCCGTTCTTCTGAGGGGAGACGcaaagccttctccacctgctcctcccacctTACGGTCGTTATTCTTTACTATGGGACTCTACTGTGTTTGTATATGAGACCAAAGTCCATGCAGTCAATGGATCAAAACAAACACTTTGCTCTCTTGTATAATGTCTTAATTCCCATTCTTAATCCTGTTATTTACAGCCTGAAAAACAGGGAGGTGAAGGCAGCTCTAAGAAAGATTTTTATTAGGAAATAA